One genomic window of Clostridium taeniosporum includes the following:
- a CDS encoding carbohydrate ABC transporter permease, translating into MSKIRKEQRDFWLFLAPCLFSLIMVVYIPFITGIYYTFTNWNGANPEYGFVGLHNYLALLKDAQFLYSFKITIFYTIASVISINLIGFGLAYIVTRNLKTKNFLRTGFFMPNLIGGLILGFIWQFLFNSVFTSMGENIGSKLLSTSLLQDTNSAMIAMLIVASWQYAGYIMVIYVAALENVPTDLLEASHIDGANGFQAFRHITIPMVRPAITVCLFLTLANSFKMFDLNFSLTPLKNTEMLALNIYREAFTSNNMGVGQAKAIIFFIFVTAISLTQVYFNKKKEVEA; encoded by the coding sequence ATGAGTAAAATACGTAAAGAACAAAGGGATTTTTGGCTTTTCTTAGCACCGTGCCTATTTTCTCTTATTATGGTAGTGTATATTCCTTTTATAACTGGAATTTACTACACTTTCACAAACTGGAATGGTGCTAATCCGGAATATGGCTTTGTTGGATTACACAATTATTTAGCACTTTTAAAGGATGCTCAATTCCTTTATTCTTTTAAAATAACAATTTTTTATACTATTGCAAGTGTAATCAGTATCAACTTAATAGGTTTTGGTTTAGCCTATATTGTTACTAGAAATTTAAAAACTAAGAATTTTTTAAGAACTGGTTTCTTTATGCCAAATTTAATTGGTGGTTTAATTTTAGGATTTATATGGCAATTTTTATTTAACTCTGTATTTACATCTATGGGAGAAAATATAGGTTCAAAGCTTCTATCTACTTCACTACTTCAAGATACCAATAGTGCAATGATAGCAATGCTTATTGTTGCTTCATGGCAATATGCTGGGTATATAATGGTTATATATGTTGCTGCACTTGAGAATGTTCCTACTGATTTATTAGAAGCTAGTCATATTGATGGTGCTAATGGATTTCAGGCATTTAGGCACATCACTATACCAATGGTAAGACCAGCTATTACAGTATGTTTATTCTTAACATTAGCAAACTCATTTAAAATGTTTGATTTAAACTTTTCATTAACACCGTTAAAAAATACGGAAATGTTAGCTTTAAATATATATAGAGAAGCCTTTACTTCAAATAATATGGGTGTTGGACAAGCAAAAGCTATTATATTCTTTATATTTGTAACAGCAATTTCTTTAACTCAAGTTTACTTCAATAAGAAAAAGGAGGTAGAAGCTTAA
- a CDS encoding carbohydrate ABC transporter permease has translation METDVVKNSKITTNNSSKTTTNISSKKSKKLTTLNGYNKKLGSLEILTWLLLILYLTPFYLMFINSFKTRREIFANTTGLPSIWNFSNYSDAVSRINMGSAFINSIIITVLSVSLIILFSSMASWVLVRNNSKISKFIFYLFVAAMVVPFQAVMIPLVRWMGLLSIDSINFSMIGTHYGLIFMYIGFGSSMSIFLYHGVIKGIPKEIEEAAIIDGCSKWKVYTNVILPLLKPTTVTVAVLNGIWIWNDFLLPFLTVNGNINTIPLAMNNFFGAFSKQWELAMAALILAIIPIIIFYFFVQKQIIKGIVQGSIK, from the coding sequence ATGGAAACAGATGTTGTTAAAAATAGTAAAATCACTACTAATAATAGTAGTAAAACAACCACTAATATAAGTTCTAAAAAATCTAAGAAATTAACAACTTTGAATGGATATAATAAAAAATTAGGTTCTTTAGAAATTCTAACATGGTTACTATTAATACTTTATTTAACTCCTTTTTATCTAATGTTTATAAATTCATTTAAAACAAGAAGAGAAATTTTTGCTAATACTACTGGGTTACCATCTATTTGGAATTTTAGCAACTATTCTGATGCAGTATCAAGAATAAATATGGGAAGTGCGTTTATAAATTCTATAATAATAACAGTTTTAAGTGTCTCTCTAATAATTTTATTTTCTTCAATGGCATCTTGGGTTTTAGTTCGTAATAATTCTAAAATTAGTAAATTTATATTCTATCTATTTGTTGCTGCCATGGTAGTTCCTTTCCAAGCTGTAATGATCCCTCTTGTTAGATGGATGGGACTTTTAAGTATCGACTCTATTAATTTTAGTATGATAGGTACACATTATGGATTAATATTCATGTATATCGGATTTGGATCTAGTATGAGTATTTTCTTATATCATGGTGTTATCAAAGGTATTCCTAAAGAAATTGAAGAAGCTGCTATTATAGATGGTTGTAGTAAATGGAAAGTTTATACTAATGTAATACTTCCACTTTTAAAACCAACTACAGTAACTGTAGCTGTATTAAATGGAATATGGATATGGAATGATTTCTTACTTCCTTTCCTTACAGTTAATGGTAATATAAATACAATTCCTCTTGCTATGAATAACTTCTTTGGAGCTTTCTCAAAACAATGGGAACTTGCAATGGCTGCTTTAATACTTGCCATTATTCCAATAATTATTTTCTACTTCTTTGTGCAAAAACAAATTATCAAAGGAATTGTCCAAGGTTCTATCAAGTAA
- a CDS encoding DNA alkylation repair protein: MNKEYIRNKIFELSDVKYKEFHSKLCPNTNNIVGVRVPVLRKFAKEISRGEWREYLKEASNEYYEEIMLQGMVIGLAKMDIEERFKYIEEFIPKIYNWAICDVFTAGLKSIKSNKKYAFDFLEKYLHSEREFELRFAIVMLLDFYIVDEYIDRVIEILDDIHHHGYYVKMAVAWAISICYIKYPEKTIIYLKDNKLDDFTYNKALQKIIESYRVDKNEKIIIKSMKRK, from the coding sequence ATGAATAAAGAATATATAAGAAATAAAATATTTGAGTTATCAGATGTTAAGTATAAAGAATTTCATAGTAAACTATGTCCTAACACTAATAATATTGTAGGAGTAAGAGTGCCTGTACTTAGAAAATTTGCAAAAGAAATTTCTAGAGGAGAATGGAGAGAATATTTAAAAGAGGCTTCTAATGAATATTATGAAGAAATAATGTTACAAGGTATGGTTATTGGATTAGCAAAGATGGATATTGAAGAAAGATTTAAATATATTGAGGAGTTTATACCTAAAATCTATAACTGGGCTATTTGTGATGTATTTACAGCAGGATTAAAAAGTATTAAATCAAATAAGAAATATGCTTTTGATTTTTTAGAGAAATATTTACATTCAGAAAGGGAATTTGAACTTAGATTTGCAATTGTAATGTTATTAGATTTTTATATTGTAGATGAGTACATAGATAGAGTGATAGAAATTTTAGATGACATACATCATCATGGGTATTATGTAAAAATGGCAGTAGCTTGGGCTATTTCAATATGTTATATTAAATATCCAGAAAAGACAATAATTTATTTAAAAGATAATAAATTAGATGATTTTACTTATAATAAAGCATTACAAAAGATTATTGAATCATATAGAGTTGATAAAAATGAAAAGATTATAATTAAAAGTATGAAAAGAAAATAG
- a CDS encoding N-acetylmuramoyl-L-alanine amidase yields MKIKNKIFITIITFILLLIGMPKINVEAATNDNKIISEADIKLEEAKNWAESKGATKDFIDLADLYWEYSSDCGGVNPAIAYVQAAKETGYGKFTGVLDESYHNPCGLKNEKGGDDNDKKAHKKFDDWDEGVQAHLDHLALYAGADGYPKDDSYDPRQFITIKGKAKTIESLSGVWAPSFTYGEEVNALYNDLLRYCGIKVEDNKDSSNLLPKPGIPEIKPILPNVNEIINNPNGDNVNIWSNIGWKYENGYWCYYKSNRAKATGWINPDGNWYYLDQNGYMKTGWINLNNIWYYLKGSGTMTKGWVNINGSWYYLKNSGAMVNGLNKINNKIYYFDNSGSMKIGWEKINNYWYYFSSNGDMKTGWLSVNGVTYYLYDTGARAKGWINVNNNWYFLNENGAVVKGWISTNGDNYYLDNNTGKLIVNTVIDGYTIGLDGKRIDKSSDKDSENDKNTKSNEILNDEDNENHEKISDEKIIVVDAGHDYGKDYGSEKEIDGVTYSETDLNIEVASKLKDELEDRGFNVVMTREAKERPSYGSLNASLSHKVDTANDEKADFFISIHHNSAVETAKGVESYYSITPKDDKYGGNLDYERIEKSKKMAKIINDSIVEKIDAKNRGAKSDSQRGLFVLKNTNMPAVLVEVGFITNPEEAERCADSYYQQKVAEAIAEAIDENFNMISNK; encoded by the coding sequence TTGAAGATTAAAAATAAAATTTTTATTACAATAATTACTTTTATATTGTTATTAATTGGAATGCCAAAAATTAATGTTGAAGCTGCAACAAATGATAATAAAATAATATCTGAAGCTGATATTAAATTAGAAGAAGCTAAAAATTGGGCGGAATCTAAAGGTGCAACTAAAGACTTTATTGATTTAGCAGATTTGTATTGGGAATATTCATCTGATTGTGGAGGAGTAAATCCAGCAATAGCATATGTACAAGCAGCTAAGGAAACTGGATATGGAAAATTTACAGGAGTACTAGATGAAAGTTATCATAATCCTTGTGGGCTTAAGAATGAAAAAGGTGGAGATGATAATGATAAAAAAGCCCATAAAAAATTTGATGATTGGGATGAAGGTGTACAAGCTCATTTAGATCATTTAGCACTATATGCAGGAGCTGATGGATATCCAAAAGATGATAGTTATGATCCGAGACAATTTATAACTATAAAAGGAAAGGCAAAAACAATTGAGTCATTAAGTGGTGTTTGGGCTCCAAGTTTTACATATGGTGAGGAAGTGAATGCACTTTATAATGATTTATTAAGATATTGCGGAATTAAAGTAGAGGATAATAAAGATTCATCCAATCTATTACCTAAACCAGGAATTCCAGAAATTAAACCTATTTTACCAAATGTAAATGAAATAATTAATAATCCAAATGGCGATAATGTGAATATTTGGTCTAATATTGGTTGGAAATATGAAAATGGATATTGGTGTTATTATAAATCAAATAGGGCAAAAGCAACAGGATGGATAAATCCAGATGGTAATTGGTATTATTTAGATCAAAATGGATATATGAAAACAGGATGGATAAATTTAAATAATATATGGTATTATTTAAAAGGTTCAGGAACAATGACCAAAGGTTGGGTAAATATTAATGGATCATGGTATTACTTGAAAAATAGTGGAGCTATGGTGAATGGACTTAATAAAATAAATAATAAAATATATTATTTTGATAATAGTGGTTCTATGAAGATTGGTTGGGAAAAAATTAATAATTATTGGTATTATTTTAGTTCAAATGGTGATATGAAAACAGGTTGGTTATCAGTTAATGGAGTAACTTATTATTTGTATGATACAGGGGCAAGGGCAAAAGGATGGATTAATGTTAATAATAACTGGTATTTCTTAAATGAGAATGGAGCAGTAGTAAAAGGTTGGATTTCAACTAATGGAGATAATTATTATTTAGATAATAATACAGGAAAATTGATAGTTAATACAGTAATTGATGGATATACTATTGGTTTGGATGGAAAAAGAATAGATAAATCTTCTGATAAGGATTCTGAAAATGATAAAAATACTAAAAGTAATGAGATTTTAAATGATGAAGACAATGAAAATCATGAAAAGATTTCAGATGAGAAAATTATTGTAGTAGATGCAGGACATGACTATGGTAAAGACTATGGATCTGAAAAAGAAATTGATGGAGTAACATATAGTGAAACAGATTTAAATATAGAAGTAGCATCTAAACTTAAGGATGAATTAGAAGATAGAGGATTTAATGTAGTAATGACAAGAGAAGCTAAAGAAAGACCATCATATGGATCTTTGAATGCTAGTCTTTCTCATAAAGTAGATACAGCTAATGATGAAAAGGCAGATTTCTTTATAAGTATACATCATAATTCAGCAGTAGAAACTGCCAAAGGTGTCGAAAGTTATTACAGCATAACACCTAAGGATGATAAGTATGGTGGAAATTTAGATTATGAAAGAATTGAAAAGAGTAAAAAAATGGCTAAGATAATAAATGATAGTATTGTTGAAAAAATTGATGCTAAAAATCGTGGTGCTAAAAGTGATTCACAACGTGGGTTATTTGTACTTAAAAATACTAATATGCCAGCAGTATTAGTTGAAGTTGGATTTATAACAAATCCTGAAGAAGCAGAGCGATGTGCAGATTCTTATTATCAACAAAAAGTTGCAGAAGCAATTGCAGAAGCTATTGATGAAAATTTTAATATGATATCAAACAAATAA
- a CDS encoding PilZ domain-containing protein translates to MKNNIEYSSAKITSIDEKVTTIGIVKKLQKDNLIICANDKTELKVGEEIFINVFNKNQGIYLYNGIISNILQNTITINNVKYLLDKERRNNNRINVNIPLKVNKIRSISEKAIQLSKPIFMSGKNLSIRGILLECELDIPNDINFLMELPIENAKIYIETTTKRKYEKNNLYYYGCEFVLKDTTKNILLENYILKNYNTKFFKYYPNNR, encoded by the coding sequence ATGAAAAATAATATTGAATATTCTTCAGCAAAAATAACTTCTATTGATGAAAAGGTAACAACTATAGGAATAGTTAAAAAGTTACAGAAAGATAATTTAATTATATGTGCTAATGATAAAACGGAGTTAAAAGTTGGTGAAGAAATTTTTATAAATGTTTTTAATAAAAATCAAGGTATTTATCTATATAACGGAATTATAAGTAATATATTACAAAATACAATAACGATTAACAATGTAAAATATTTACTTGATAAAGAAAGAAGAAATAATAATAGAATAAATGTAAATATACCTTTAAAGGTGAATAAAATAAGAAGTATCTCTGAAAAAGCTATACAATTATCTAAACCAATTTTTATGAGTGGAAAAAATTTAAGTATTAGAGGAATATTACTAGAATGTGAATTAGATATCCCTAATGATATTAACTTTTTGATGGAGTTGCCAATAGAAAATGCTAAAATTTATATAGAAACTACTACAAAAAGAAAATATGAAAAAAATAATTTATATTATTATGGTTGTGAATTTGTACTAAAAGATACAACTAAAAATATTTTATTAGAAAATTATATTCTTAAAAATTATAATACTAAATTTTTTAAGTATTATCCTAATAATAGATAG
- a CDS encoding DUF554 domain-containing protein, giving the protein MIGTIVNCISIISGSILGAIFKKGIKEEHKDIMLQAMGLSASVLGISSAVNSIPKSNYPVLFIISIALGGFIGQTFNLEEKVNKISEKFYKNNLIEGLCTAVLLFCVGTLSILGPLESALKGDNTLLYTNSILDGITSIVLASNFGIGIMMSSIILFLWQGLIYLSANIVEPYITMDLLNELSIIGGMLILSSGINILKIKK; this is encoded by the coding sequence TTGATAGGAACAATAGTAAATTGCATTTCTATTATTAGTGGAAGTATTTTAGGCGCAATTTTTAAAAAAGGAATAAAAGAAGAACATAAGGATATAATGCTACAGGCAATGGGATTGTCAGCAAGTGTTTTAGGTATTAGTTCAGCTGTTAATAGTATTCCTAAGAGTAATTATCCTGTTTTATTTATTATAAGTATTGCATTAGGTGGATTTATTGGTCAAACTTTTAATTTAGAAGAGAAAGTTAATAAGATATCAGAGAAATTTTATAAAAATAATTTAATTGAAGGATTGTGTACAGCAGTATTATTATTCTGTGTTGGTACATTATCTATTTTAGGGCCCCTTGAAAGTGCTCTAAAGGGGGATAATACATTATTGTATACAAATTCTATATTGGATGGAATTACTTCAATTGTTCTGGCTTCGAATTTTGGAATAGGAATTATGATGTCATCTATTATATTATTTTTATGGCAAGGTTTAATTTATTTATCTGCTAATATAGTAGAACCATATATAACTATGGACTTATTAAATGAGCTATCAATAATTGGTGGTATGTTAATATTAAGCTCAGGAATTAACATATTAAAAATAAAAAAATAA
- a CDS encoding MerR family transcriptional regulator — MKDLFTIGEISKLFNINIKTLRYYDEIDLFKPIFIDKSNNYRYYSTEQFEQLNTIIYLKGLKMPLSTINFHLKKRSIDNITELLERQKKTTEEKIKELEVIKQKIENRINQINYARQYDKLDIIQEIEFEERTIVLLKQKIKSNNDLELSIRHLENRANKNASIFIGKVGLSICIDKLKDKIFDEYDSIFLFTEDDEVENKNLIKVLPNGIYITIRFNGTHKSSPQYYDKLLKYIEEKRYKIMSDPIEITLIDFGLTNEKSEFITEIQILVK; from the coding sequence ATGAAAGATTTATTTACAATTGGAGAAATATCAAAACTGTTTAATATTAATATAAAGACATTAAGGTATTATGATGAAATAGATTTATTTAAACCAATATTTATAGATAAAAGTAATAATTATAGGTATTATTCAACTGAACAATTTGAACAATTAAATACAATAATATATTTAAAAGGACTTAAAATGCCTTTAAGCACAATAAATTTTCATTTAAAAAAGCGGAGTATTGATAATATTACTGAGTTATTAGAAAGGCAGAAAAAAACCACTGAGGAAAAGATAAAAGAGCTAGAAGTTATAAAGCAAAAAATTGAAAATAGAATAAATCAAATTAATTATGCAAGACAATATGATAAATTAGATATAATTCAGGAGATTGAATTTGAAGAAAGAACTATTGTTTTATTAAAGCAGAAGATAAAATCAAATAATGATTTAGAATTATCAATTAGGCATTTAGAAAATAGAGCTAACAAAAATGCTTCTATTTTTATTGGTAAAGTAGGATTATCTATTTGTATAGATAAATTGAAAGATAAAATATTTGATGAATATGATTCAATTTTTTTATTTACAGAAGATGATGAAGTGGAAAACAAAAATTTGATAAAAGTACTACCAAATGGTATTTATATTACAATTCGTTTTAATGGAACACATAAAAGTTCTCCACAATATTATGATAAGCTTCTAAAATATATTGAAGAAAAAAGATATAAGATTATGAGTGATCCCATAGAAATAACACTTATTGATTTTGGATTAACTAATGAAAAATCAGAATTTATAACAGAAATTCAAATACTGGTAAAGTAA
- a CDS encoding (2Fe-2S)-binding protein, translating to MDNDKVVCTCINVTVQDLKDAIKNGAKSFEEVQEVTSVGTGCGACVDSVKVIVDELLEKQ from the coding sequence ATGGATAATGATAAAGTAGTATGTACGTGCATTAATGTTACTGTACAAGATTTAAAGGATGCTATCAAAAATGGTGCTAAATCATTTGAAGAAGTGCAAGAAGTTACTAGTGTTGGTACTGGCTGTGGAGCTTGTGTAGATAGTGTTAAAGTAATAGTAGATGAATTATTAGAAAAACAATAA